From the Macaca nemestrina isolate mMacNem1 chromosome 7, mMacNem.hap1, whole genome shotgun sequence genome, one window contains:
- the LOC105491835 gene encoding mitogen-activated protein kinase-binding protein 1 isoform X4, translating into MAVEGSTITSRIKNLLRSPSIKLRRNKAGNRREDLSSKVTLEKVLGITVSGGRGLACDPRSGLVAYPAGCVVVLFNPRKHKQHHILNSSRKTITALAFSPDGKYLVTGESGHMPAVRVWDVAERSQVAELQEHKYGVACVAFSPSAKYIVSVGYQHDMIVNVWAWKKNIVVASNKVSSRVTAVSFSEDCSYFVTAGNRHIKFWYLDDSKTSKVNATVPLLGRSGLLGELRNNLFTDVACGRGKKADSTFCITSSGLLCEFSDRRLLDKWVELRTTVAHCISVSQDYIFCGCADGTVRLFNPSNLHFLSTLPRPHALGTDIASITEASRLFSGVANARYPDTIALTFDPTNQWLSCVYNDHSIYVWDVRDPKKVGKVYSALYHSSCVWSVEVYPEVKDSNQACLPPSSFITCSSDNTIRLWNTESSGVHGSTLHRNILSSDLIKIIYVDGNTQALLDTELPGGEKADASLMDPRVGIRSVCVSPNGQHLASGDRMGTLRVHELQSLSEMLKVEAHDSEILCLEYSKPDTGLKLLASASRDRLIHVLDAGREYSLQQTLDEHSSSITAVKFAASDGQVRMISCGADKSIYFRTAQKSGDGVQFTRTHHVVRKTTLYDMDVEPSWKYTAIGCQDRNIRIFNISSGKQKKLFKGSQGEDGTLIKVQTDPSGIYIATSCSDKNLSIFDFSSGECVATMFGHSEIVTGMKFSNDCKHLISVSGDSCIFVWRLSSEMTISMRQRLAELRQRQRGGKQQGPSSPQRASGPNRHQAPSMLSPGPTLSSDSDKEGEDEGTEEELPALPVLAKNTKKALASVPSPALPRSLSHWEMSRAQESVGFLDPAPAANPGPRRRGRWAQPGVELSVRSMLDLRQLETLAPSPRGPSQDSLATISSGPRKHGQQALETSLTSQNEKSPRPQASQPCSCPRIIRLLSQEEGVFAQDLEPAPVEDGIVYPEPSDSPTMDTSEFQVQAPARGTLGRVYPGSRSSEKHSPDSACSVDYSSSCLSSPEHPTEDSESTEPLSVDGISSDLEEPAEGDEEEEEEEGGMGPYGLQEGSPRTPDQEQFLKQHFETLANGAAPGAPVQVPERSESRSISSRYLLQVQTRPLREPSPSSSSLALMSRPAQVPQASGEQPRGNGASPPGAPPEVEPSSGNPSPQQAASVLLPRCRLNSDSSWAPKRVATASPLSGLQKAQSVHSLVPQERDEAGLQAPSPGPLLSREMEAQDGLGSLPLADGPPSRPHSYQNPTTSSMAKISRSISVGENLGLVAEPQAPAPIRVSPLSKLALPSRAHLVLDIPKPLPDRPTLAAFSPVTKGRTPGEAEKPGFPLGLGKAHSTTERWACLGEGTTAKPRTECQAHPGPSSPCAQQLPVSSLLRGPENLPPPPPEKTPNPMECTKPGAALSQDSEPAVSLEQCEQLVAELRGSVRQAVRLYHSVAGCKMPSAEHSRIAQLLRDTFSSVRQELEALAGAVPSSPGGSPGAVGAEQTQALLEQYSELLLRAVERRMERKL; encoded by the exons GTGTGTGGTTGTGTTGTTCAATCCCCGGAAACACAAACAGCACCACATCCTCAACAGTTCCAG GAAAACCATCACTGCCCTTGCCTTCTCCCCTGATGGCAAGTACTTGGTCACTGGAGAG AGTGGGCACATGCCCGCCGTGCGGGTTTGGGACGTGGCAGAGCGCAGCCAGGTGGCCGAGCTGCAGGAGCACAAGTATGGTGTGGCTTGTGTGGCTTTCTCTCCTAGCGCCAAGTACATCGTCTCTGTGGGCTACCAGCATGACATGATCGTCAACGTGTGGGCCTGGAAG AAAAACATTGTGGTGGCCTCCAACAAGGTGTCCAGTCGGGTGACAGCAGTGTCCTTCTCTGAGGATTGCAGCTACTTTGTCACTGCAGGCAACCGGCACATCAAATTCTGGTATCTCGATGACAGCAAGACCTCAAAG GTGAATGCCACTGTGCCCCTGCTGGGCCGCTCAGGGCTGCTGGGAGAGCTGCGGAACAACCTATTCACTGATGTGGCCTGTGGCAGAGGGAAGAAGGCGGACAGCACCTTCTGCATCACGTCCTCGGGGCTGCTGTGCGAGTTCAGTGATCGAAGGCTTTTGGACAAGTGGGTGGAGCTGAGG ACCACAGTGGCCCACTGCATCTCTGTGAGCCAAGACTACATCTTCTGTGGCTGTGCTGATGGCACCGTGCGCCTTTTCAACCCCTCTAACCTGCACTTCCTTAGCACCTTGCCCCGACCCCATGCTCTGGGGACAGACATTGCCAGCATCACTGAGGCCAG TCGCCTCTTCTCTGGAGTGGCCAATGCCAGGTATCCAGACACCATTGCCTTGACCTTTGATCCTACTAATCAGTGGCTGTCTTGTGTGTACAACGATCATAGCATTTATGTTTGGGATGTGAGGGACCCCAAGAAAGTGGGCAAGGTGTACTCGGCTCTGTATCATTCTTCCTGCGTCTGGAGTGTGGAG GTCTACCCCGAGGTGAAGGACAGTAACCAGGCCTGCCTGCCCCCTAGTTCCTTCATTACCTGCTCCTCAGACAACACCATCCGCCTATGGAATACAGAGAGCTCCGGGGTGCATGGCTCCACCCTCCACCGAAACATCCTCAGCAGT GACCTCATTAAAATCATCTATGTGGATGGGAACACCCAGGCCCTGCTGGACACAGAGCTGCCTGGAGGAGAAAAAGCGGATGCGTCCCTGATGGATCCCCGCGTGGGCATCCGCTCGGTGTGTGTCAGCCCCAATGGACAGCATCTAGCATCAGGGGACCGTATGGGCACACTTAG GGTGCACGAACTTCAGTCCCTGAGTGAAATGCTGAAGGTGGAGGCCCATGACTCTGAGATTCTGTGCCTGGAGTATTCTAAGCCAGACACAG GTCTGAAACTGCTAGCATCGGCGAGCCGGGACCGGCTGATCCACGTGCTGGATGCCGGGCGGGAATACAGCCTACAGCAGACACTGGACGAACACTCATCCTCCATCACTGCTGTCAAGTTTGCAG CCAGCGATGGGCAAGTCCGCATGATCAGCTGTGGAGCCGACAAGAGCATCTACTTCCGCACTGCGCAGAAG TCTGGAGATGGAGTGCAGTTCACACGGACACACCACGTGGTGCGGAAGACGACGCTCTATGACATGGATGTGGAGCCCAGCTGGAAGTACACGGCCATCGGCTGCCAGGACCGAAATATTCG GATATTTAACATCAGCAGCGGGAAGCAGAAGAAGCTGTTTAAAGGGTCACAGGGTGAGGATGGCACACTCATCAAG GTGCAGACAGACCCCTCAGGGATCTACATTGCCACCAGCTGTTCCGACAAGAATCTCTCCATTTTTGACTTCTCCTCAGGCGAGTGTGTGGCCACCATGTTTGGCCACTCAG AGATTGTCACTGGCATGAAATTTAGTAATGATTGCAAACATCTCATCTCTGTGTCTGGGGACAG CTGCATATTTGTGTGGCGCCTGAGCTCTGAGATGACCATCAGCATGAGGCAGCGTCTGGCCGAGCTGCGCCAGCGTCAGCGGGGCGGCAAGCAGCAAGGACCATCCTCTCCCCAAAGGGCTTCTGGACCCAACCG GCACCAGGCCCCATCGATGCTGTCTCCTGGACCTACTCTCTCATCAGACAGTGACAAGGAGGGAGAAGATGAGGGGACTGAAGAAGAACTTCCAGCACTGCCCGTCCTTGCCAAGAATACCAAGAAAGCACTGG CCTCGGTCCCCAGCCCTGCCTTGCCCCGAAGCCTGTCCCACTGGGAGATGAGTCGG GCACAGGAGTCCGTGGGGTTCCTGGACCCAGCTCCTGCAGCCAACCCAGGACCCAGAAGAAGGGGGCGCTGGGCTCAGCCAGGTGTGGAGCTGAGCGTTCGATCCATGCTGGACCTACGGCAGCTGGAAACACTGGCTCCAAGCCCACGGGGCCCTAGCCAGGACTCGCTGGCCACCATCTCATCTGGTCCCAGGAAGCATGGGCAGCAGGCCCTTGAAACTTCACTCACTAGCCAG AATGAAAAGTCCCCTCGGCCTCAGGCTTCCCAACCCTGTTCCTGTCCCCGTATTATCCGATTATTGTCACAAGAGGAAGGGGTCTTTGCCCAAGATCTGGAACCTGCACCCGTTGAAGATGGTATTGTCTACCCGGAGCCGAGTGACAGCCCCACCATGGATACCAG TGAGTTCCAGGTGCAGGCTCCAGCCCGGGGAACTCTGGGAAGAGTGTACCCAGGCAGCAGGAGCTCAGAAAAGCACAGCCCTGACAGTGCCTGCTCTGTGGACTACAGCAGCAGCTGCCTTTCCAGCCCCGAGCACCCCACTGAAG ACTCTGAGAGCACGGAGCCCCTCAGTGTGGATGGCATCTCTTCAGACCTTGAAGAGCCAGCTGAGGGtgatgaagaagaggaggaagaggagggaggcatGGGCCCCTATGGGCTGCAGGAGGGCAGCCCCCGGACTCCAGACCAGGAGCAGTTTCTGAAACAGCACTTTGAGACTCTGGCCAATGGAGCTGCTCCAG GGGCCCCAGTGCAGGTGCCAGAGAGGTCAGAGTCTCGGAGCATCTCTTCACGATACCTGTTGCAAGTACAGACCCGCCCACTCAG GGAACCATCCCCATCCTCCTCAAGCCTGGCACTGATGTCGAGACCAGCCCAGGTGCCACAGGCATCTGGTGAGCAGCCGAGAGGCAATGGTGCCAGTCCCCCTGGAGCACCCCCGGAGGTAGAACCGTCCTCCGGCAACCCCAGCCCCCAGCAGGCAGCCTCTGTGCTGTTGCCACGATGCCGTCTCAACTCTGACAGCAGCTGGGCTCCCAAGAGAGTGGCCACAGCCAGCCCCTTATCTGGACTCCAGAAGGCCCAGTCTGTGCACAGTCTGGTGCCACAGG AAAGAGATGAGGCTGGTCTACAGGCCCCTTCACCAGGCCCACTGCTCTCTCGGGAGATGGAAGCTCAGGATGGTCTGGGCTCCCTGCCCCTAGCTGATGGCCCTCCGTCTCGGCCTCACTCCTATCAGAACCCCACCACCAGTTCCATGGCCAAGATATCCCGCAGTATCTCTGTTGGGGAGAACCTGGGCCTGGTGGCTGAACCTCAAGCTCCTGCCCCCATCCGAGTCTCACCACTCAGCAAGCTGGCCCTGCCCAGCCGGGCTCACCTGGTCCTGGACATCCCCAAACCACTGCCTGACCGTCCTACCCTGGCTGCATTCTCTCCTGTCACCAAAGGCCGGACCCCTGGCGAGGCAGAAAAGCCTGGCTTCCCATTGGGCCTAGGAAAAGCTCACAGTACAACTGAGAGATGGGCCTGTTTGGGGGAGGGTACCACTGCCAAGCCTAGGACAGAGTGCCAGGCTCATCCTGGGCCCAGCAGCCCCTGTGCCCAGCAACTGCCAGTCAGCAGCCTCCTCCGAGGCCCTGAAAACTTGCCGCCCCCACCCCCTGAGAAGACTCCCAACCCCATGGAATGCACCAAGCCAGGGGCAGCCCTGAGCCAGGACTCAG AGCCAGCGGTGAGCCTGGAGCAGTGTGAGCAGCTGGTGGCAGAGCTCCGCGGTAGCGTGCGCCAGGCCGTGCGGCTCTACCACTCG GTGGCTGGCTGCAAGATGCCCTCAGCAGAGCACAGTCGGATCGCCCAGCTCCTCAGAGACACCTTCTCTTCAGTGCGACAGGAGCTGGAAGCCCTGGCTGGGGCAGTGCCGTCCAGCCCAGGCGGCAGCCCTGGGGCTGTGGGAGCCGAGCAGACACAGGCCCTGCTGGAGCAATACTCAGAACTGTTGCTTCGAGCCGTGGAACGGCGCATGGAACGCAAACTCTGA